DNA sequence from the Poecile atricapillus isolate bPoeAtr1 chromosome 4, bPoeAtr1.hap1, whole genome shotgun sequence genome:
TTTAAGGGGGAAAACATCCATGTTTGTTGGAAAGCCGAAGCATCAGGTGTTTGGTTTGTGAAAGGAGGGAGCGTGCCCTCAGCGTGGGGATCTCAGCATGGCAGGACTTGCTGTCatccctcagctcctgcccacAGCCTGGACAGGATGGGTACATGGTGTGTACCTGTCTGACCCCAAAGATATCCTGCCCCAGCAACATCCAGTCATGTGCCCAAACCTCCATCACACCCTGGTGGTAAAATATCCTTTGGTTAGTACATGCTGGAATTGGGGCTGAGGGAGTGGGAGCTGAGGGCACAAGGGAGGAACACCGCAGTCAcctctggcagagctggctTGGTGTTAGCCTCCTCATTTTGTACCCGAGTTGCTGGtgaattttgtgtgtgtatCGTTTGGAAGAAATTGTCAGGCAATATTTTGCTTGTAAATTCCATGGGAAGCGACCCTGCTGGCTTCTCATGCCTCGCCTGGGGCTGCCCCTCAGCTTCCCTCACACCCAGCTCCTGGGTGCACGGTGTCCTCTGAATGTCTTTTGAGGCTGTGACAAACAGTGCCACACGCAGGCTCGTGTAGCCACAGTCACTTGGATGGCCTATTTCTGTCGAGTGAAGTTAATGTGAactgctcagggagaggttaTTTTCTGAGAAGACAAAGCTGCTGGTCTGTCTTAGCCCTCACTGCTCTTCTAAGCTGCGCATGAGACTTTAATTCCTGTCCAGTCTATTGCTTCCAaactcatctttttttttacaattgGTTATTTGTTCTCATCTTCCAAGGTGTGAGGTGAAAGCACCTATCACTTAATCTGTGTTCATGAAATAATTTAGGTTAGGAAAGACCCCTAAGGTCAAGTGCAGCTGTGAACCTAACACCACCAAATCCACCACTGTGCCACATCTCCACCTTTTCTAATTGTCTGCAGGCATGATGATTCCACCACGTCCCTGAGTAGCCTGCTCTACTTAAGAATTATTTCCCTCACACCCAGCTAAGTGTCCATGTTATAAAACACAGCCTCACAGCTGTTTTGTAGTGGGTTTTGAGGTcccattttctctctccttgatgctgtaaagaaataaaatggtgACAGCACACTGCACAGGATTTAAattcaaaaaagaaagaaaacccttCGGCCATGTTGTGGTGCTTTCTTCTCCCCACAGCAAGCAGGGCTCAGACTTATCCCAGGAGTCTTGACATGAGTTCCCTGTGTGGTCCAGGAGAGCACATTTGGCAGGGACAAGTGTCACTTTCCCATTTGCTGTGACCCTCTCCTCTGTAGCAGGCCACGGAGCTCTGGGTTTTCCAATGGCTCTACTAGGAGACAAAGCCTTGTCACCACTCCAGGAGCCAGCCGGGGCACTCTGCATTTACTGGTGTCTCTTAGAGGAACAGGATTATTTATAGCTCTTGGACATGGGAGAAAAGACTCAAACAGCAGGAAATGCTGGCAAAGGGACACTTCCTTCCTACCCTTTCTCCCATTTTATGGTCTCCTGAGTGGTAACTGCCAGCACTGAAAAGCAGGATAAAGATAATTCTTGTGGGAAGTCCAGGAGGGGGTGGCCCCCAGGAAGGCGCTGTTTGTACGCTGAGCACCACAGCCAGGAACATTTGTGGCTAACCTACCTGGCAATCAGGACTGCCAGCTTAAGGGCAAAAAATGGGATTAGATTTATTCTTGTCAGTTCTGAGGCACACAGACCTCGTCTGACCAGGGCAGCCTGgaacagagacacacacacagctgtaaGCTCTCCTCTGCCCCTGCTACATCAGGGCCTTGTACATTTTCAGTGTCACACACCTGACTGAATTTACCTTCAGCCAGGTTACGTGACAGAGGGAGAAACAAGACaaaaagccttctcttttccccagCTTCCAACCCCAAATACCCCACATGCAACACAAAAATCCCAAGTCCTACTTGGCAAGGCAAAGCACACCAGCAAGACTTGCTTGAGCTTTCCCTAATAAACACACCCAAGCCTCTAAACACTTAGCTTCCTGTCCCATAAATAAATGATGGGGTAGATGCAGGACAGGAGCGAATCCCTCCATTAtctgtgcccctgccctgcagagcagccgggctcctgcctctcccctggtggggcccagctctgagcagctgctgcagtgcgGGACAGCGCTGCGGACACCGAGGCAGCCTGTCGGCCTCCCCATAAAAAGCCTGGGATGGCTGAAATGCTCCACAGAGGGGTACTGCCCTACCCAAGCAGCTGACCCAGCTGCTCAGCTGttgaaggagcagctgtgcccagattAGCCAGCAGGGATCACATTCCAGCAGGGGAGCAGCGTTTGGCTGAGAAGGCCCCACCTGCACAGGCTCTTACTGACCGAGCCACACCgggcagcacagccacacagccAACCTGTCCAGGCTCCCAGTTCCACACAGCATGCAGGATTTCCTTACTTGCCATCGGGTCCTCAAATGCCACAGcagtcccagctccagccctgtctCAGGTCAGCATGAGCGGCAGGCTGTGGGGAAAGAGCAGTAGCAGACACACTCCAAGGCATTGTGTGAGCACAGAGGGTGTAAGCAGAAGCGGCTCTTTGCtaagcttttttccttcttcatctgcCTAGCTGCAGCTGGTTGTGTTCAGTGCAGTCAGGATTAAATGCCCTGGGTTACTCTGTTGGATACAGCCCTTCAGCAGGGAAGCATTCCAGACACTGACCCACAGGCTGCCACAGGGTTTGTCCCTCATAGCTGATAGTCAGCCCCCGACTTCCTGCTACCTGATCCTCTGTCTCTGGCAGTGTCATGACACCTCAGGTCATGAGCACCAGGGACAGCCTGGATTTTCTCAAGTCATTCCTAAACTTTCTGTTGAGCTTCACCTTTCATTCCCCATCTTTTCCCCAGCAAGTGCAGGTAGCCCAGCCTGCCTCCTCTTGGCTGCTCCTCAGGTACACCAGTGCCAGCCTGCAATGCACACAACTGCTGAGCACATTCTGGGAAAGCAAAGCTCTCGGCAAGAGCACAAGCCATGCCGTGTTCCCTGTCAgtcccccatccccagcagggagcagcattTCGTGGTCAGAGATGGCACAGTGAGCACCCAACATATTCTTGTGTCTGGCTGGGATTAGTCCTACCCTTGAGAAACCAGACAGGGACCACTCGGTGTAGGCAGCAGGGTGAATGGAGCAACTTGTGCTAAGGCAGCTTCGCTCAGTGAGTCAGGCCTTGCCTGGCTCATGTCTAGCTCAGTACCAGCTGCAAGGCTGCAGTGTAAGGAGGAGAATGGCTGGATACACATCCCTTCCTTGCCCACCCGtagcacagacaggagcaagCAGATTAGAGCAGGAAACAGCAGGGGAAGCAGCCATTGCAAGTTTCGCTTTATTTCGCTACACAGGgggcagaaaacaaaacaaaccaagttATAGCTGTTAGCTGAACTTAATGGCTTTGACTTTGAAGTCACCCTCCACAGCCAGGTATTCGATTTTCTCCATGCCCAGACGATTTGGGAACTTGAACTCCGCCTCAGGCAGCTTCACCGTGGCCTCGGTTTCATCGAAGGAGATGCATATCTGTAGAGAGAagtgagagggaaggaaggaaggaatgaagGCTGCCACATCACAGCTCCCAGGCTTTCCTCACTCCCCACCACCTCCAGTCTGGGGCAGAATAGGCGAGCTGGCCGCCGCTGCCAAGGCCATGCTCAGCAGCTCCGCCTCCTCCCCGCCCAGCAGAGACATAGAAGGCAGGGAGGAAGCTTCTGCATCCGTGGGATGTGGCAGAGCCAGTCCGagtgtcacctcagtgctgATCCTGCTCCGAGGTGCACGGCTTCCAACTGGAGCCCAGAGTGCGAGCTGCTGGGCACGGACCCGGGCAGCACAGCTCTAGACTCTTCCTTGGCTTCAGCTGCCCAACTCTTGCCCTGTGGCTCATTCCCCTTTCCATGCTCCTTCTGCACCGcaaaggcacagggcagcatTAAAAAGCTTGGCCTTGGACACGCTCCTGGGGCCTCACCTCAATCTTGTCACCATGCTGGAAGGGGAAGTCAGCCTTCCTGTCCTCCTCCCCCCACATGCCATCCTCCTTGGAATTGCACACGATGGTGTTGATGTCCCCATGACAGTCAAAGCGAGGGTTGAAATGCAGCATGAGGGTGTTGCTGTCCTTCCCGACGTTCACAGCAAACCTGGGGAAACGCAGCCGGTGCACAGAGGGTGCCAGTGCAGCGGCTCCAGCCGCCAGGGCTCACAAGCCGAACACGGCAGGAGCTCTGGCTTCCCCCAGTGCCCCATCAATCCATTCTCCACCTCACTCACCCTTTGGCATCAGACTGGATCTTCCCTTTGACCTTGATGCACTCACCAGGCTCAACATCCAGCTGAGTAACAACCAGTCCCTGCAGGGCCAAACCACAGGAGTCAGTCTATCCCAAGGCAGGACTTGAAATTCTCCTTGGGCCAGGGCACAAAGCAGCTCTGGCAGACCCAAACGTGAGTTTTGTGCTAGAGGAAGGGTTGAAGTCAGGCCACCTGCCTGTCCCAGCAGCCACGGGGGTCTCCCACTGCCCTAAGCAGCATCAGGTGACAAGGAGGTGTCACCTCAAGGTGGGTTggccctggctggatgccaggtacCCACCAAAGCCACTCTATCCCAACTGGATGGGGGcagaaaatacaacaaaaggCTCCTGAGTTGAAACAAAGACAGGAAGAGGTCACTCACTGATtactgtcacaggcaaaacagagtCAACCTGGGGAAATTAACTGAATTCATTACCAAttaaaatcagagcaggataatgagaagtaaaataggCCTTAGAAATGCCTTCCCTCCCACTCCTTCCTGGGCTCTACCTCTTCCTCTTCAGTGGCGCAGGGAGGCAGGAAAAGGGGGCTTACAGTCAGCTCAGCACAGGGTGTTTCTGCCACTGCTCAAGGAGAGGAGTTTTCCCCTGCTCAGTGTGGGTccctcccactgtcccctccAGCGTGAGTCCTCCATTGTGAGCTGCAGCTCTTCACCACCTGCTCCATCACGGCTCCCTTTCCACGGGCTCACAGCCTTCTCCGGGCATCCCCCTGGGCTGCACAAGTGGATTTCTGCCTGCCTGTTGACATCCACGGGCTGCCTCACCATGGCCTTCACTACAGGCTGCAGGGTGTTATCACAGAGGCACTCCTACCGTGGCTCaagggctcagccttggccagcactGCATCCATCCTGGAGCCTGCTGGCCTTGGCTCTGCCCGACCtgggggaagcttctggcagcttcccACAGAAGCCACCCTGGTAGCCCCCGCAGTTACCCAAAGCTGGTCGCACAAGCCCCGTGCAGGAGGTGATTCACCAGCTGTGTAGTGAGCTATTAACCATAGGCAGGCTCAGGGAGGGAGGCAAATTGCAAATTTTCAAAATTGCCCCCAGCCCCCTGACGCTGTCCTTGCCCTGATGGCTGCTCGCAGCTCTGCCCACACACAGCCTGCTGAGGTCAGGGTTCCTCGAGTCACTCAAGTGCTTATCCCCACGGCACTAACTCTGCCTCCCGGCTCTGGAACGCAGCCGCTGCGCCCGGGGGGTCTTTCGAGGAAAGGGAAGCTgcgggagcagggctggcttaGAATGCACTGCCAGCCCGCTTTCCCCTCCTGTTGCATTGAGAGTTAACCCAGTCCCGCACCCAAAAGGCGtttttccagaaggaaaatacagattaaggggggaaaaaagtatgAAGAGTCTGGAAACCGCAGGGCTGTAAATGGACCCAAACCATTAGAGTACTCGAGAATATAAACATTCCTCAGCTTCCCCACTCAGGTAACACGctagagaagagaagaaatacGGCTGGTCAGCCCTAACTATTCCTCCCACAGCCATACATCAGCCTCGCATTTCCCCTCCGCTAATCCTCTTCTCCTCCTACCCCTGGCACCACGCCCAAAACCCACAGGCAGCCCAGCCGCagtcccagtgctgctgggcaCTGCACCCCGGCTCGCAGGCGGCACTCACTTTCTCCATGCTGCCGAGAGCAGCCCCGAGCCCCTTCTCCAGCACGGAGTGACGCAGCGCCGAGCTCCGGCAGCTGAACTCAGCCGGGCAGGAGCATCACATGATCCGGGGGAAGCGGGGGAAAGAAGGGATTGATCAATCGCAGCTGTTGGGGCCGGAGCTTCCCGGCCATTTACAGGGGCAGCGGGAGGCCTCTGTGGATTAATGTTCTGTGCGGGCAGTTTCTGTATGATTTTCAGAACCGGTGATTGTTTGCTTCTGCGTGATCTTAGAAATCCTTGCTGTGAGCTCTCCTAGCTGCTCTGCAGCGTCTGTTGGCTCCGATCCCGGGAGCcggagagctgctctgtgccaggagcgAGGTGGCTGCTTTTTGTTGGGCGATCTGTGCCTAAAATCAGGGCTGGGAGTCCTCGTGTTCCTGTGCTCTCCCAACCCAGCCTGGTGCCCGCAAGGAGCCTGGACCGGTGGGAGACCCTGGGTACAAATCCTCGCTGCCAAATGAAAGCCGAGGGCTCGGTACAGCCCGTGTCAGCCTTTCAGCAGCGCATAAAAGGTTAATGCTGCTGGTGTGGGGCTCTAAGGAGATGTGAGAACTCAGGCTGCGGCTTTTGAAAAGTAGCACGATCTCGCTGGTTCCATTCCGGTTGCAAAAGGCTCcggagggaaaagagaaatgctTTGTTCGGGGAGAAAGAggccgggcagggctgtgcGCAGCCGGCAGGACGGGAGAGGAGGCTGCTGTCCCAGAGAGTGCCCAGCGCCTGCCATTCCCCATGCCGGCGCCCCCAGAAAGCAGCGACCATGACTGCCCCGAGGGTCTCTGAAGGGCTGGGAGGCGAAGGGGGAGCGGCTGCGGTGCCTTGTGGGGCCGTGTCACTGGATCGGCTTGTACCTTTGCATGGGCTTCAGCAGAGCCCTCAggcctctgtgcctcagtttccctgagGCCTGAAGTGACGCTAATGACACACAGGTTCCCAGTCCTGCCTGTAAAGCCGCAGTGAGAGCTGCTCTCTGAGCACAGTGTGCTACTTGCCGGCTGAGCCATGGCCAGCCTGCGAGGTACCTGCCTGCAGGTCACTCCTGGAAGGGCGGTGCCCGGCACCTCACAACACACAGCAGGAATTTGTGGCTGGGTGGTGGTGGGAAACACGCTGCCCTGCGGGAGGCTGCTGGAACTTCACTCGAGCTGTTACAGGAACAGCATCCTGACTCCTGACACCATCCTTTGCCCCAGATTTCCCCCACACCTATTTCAGAACATTCCCGTGGCATTTCAGCAAAGCTGAGCTGCGTTGCAACTAACAAGTCACAAGCTCGGGTTGCAGCCCTGTGACTGGGGTGCATAAAGAGGACAAAATGCTGACTGAAAGTGCTGTAGGGAAAATCCCGCCCATGCTCTCATCTCCAGCTAACTCCACTAACAAGTGCGGTACAGAAGTCAGGAGTTAACTGCGGGAGCAGAGTTCCTGCAGGTAGCAAATGCCACTGAGAGCAAGCCTCCTCCACGGAGAGTGTGGAGAAATCCCAACTAATTCCACCTTAATTTAGCCCCATTCTCCAGCGGTGTTAGCCGGGATCACGTGTTAGGGACAGGCTTTAGGCGCCTGAGTTACTGTGCAGTTGTTCCCCCGGTCGCTGGCACGTGTGAGGGGTTGAGCAAACTCTCTTTGGTCGGCTGGGTTtgtgtatttgttttcctttcagctcTGTGAAATCCCCGGAGACTTCTCTCCTCCTTGCAGCGCTGGGCCCTCTGACTCCCAAAACAGACGTTTCACATGGGCTGCTCTTCTAGCCT
Encoded proteins:
- the LOC131579248 gene encoding 16 kDa beta-galactoside-binding lectin, with protein sequence MEKGLVVTQLDVEPGECIKVKGKIQSDAKGFAVNVGKDSNTLMLHFNPRFDCHGDINTIVCNSKEDGMWGEEDRKADFPFQHGDKIEICISFDETEATVKLPEAEFKFPNRLGMEKIEYLAVEGDFKVKAIKFS